Proteins encoded within one genomic window of Cellulomonas xiejunii:
- the narH gene encoding nitrate reductase subunit beta, whose translation MRVMAQMAMVMNLDKCIGCHTCSVTCKQAWTNRTGVEYVWFNNVETRPGIGYPRTYEDQDRWRGGWVRTRRGRLKLRAGGRLSKLAHIFSNPTLPQIHDYYEPWTYDYDVLLSSPQGEHTPVARPKSLLTGDDMAIRWSANWDDNLGGAGETMAADPVLATMSTQVKAEFEQTFMFYLPRICEHCLNPSCVASCPSGAMYKRVEDGIVLVDQDKCRGWRMCVTGCPYKKVYFNHKTGKAEKCTLCYPRLEVGLPTVCSETCVGRLRYLGLVLYDEEKVLEAASVQDERALLDAQRAVFLDPHDPEVVAGARAAGIPQDWVDAAQRSPVWRLISDYQVALPLHPEYRTMPMVWYIPPLSPVVDVVAGSGADGEDAPTLFAAIDRLRIPLEYLAGLFTAGDVGPVQDVLQRLAAMRAHMRNVNLGLEQDPRIAASVGLDADEMESMYRLLAIAKYEERYVIPAAHAETARDLEELATGCSLETEGGPGMGGAGPFGSSSGRPMRVAAETFHALRHRQRADRPPAGEGTPERVNLLNWDGNGAPAGMFPPAPDHPGYGEGPDVPSGADR comes from the coding sequence ATGAGGGTGATGGCCCAGATGGCGATGGTCATGAACCTCGACAAGTGCATCGGGTGCCACACGTGCTCGGTGACCTGCAAGCAGGCGTGGACGAACCGCACGGGCGTCGAGTACGTGTGGTTCAACAACGTCGAGACCCGCCCGGGGATCGGCTACCCCCGCACGTACGAGGACCAGGACCGGTGGCGCGGCGGCTGGGTGCGCACGCGCCGCGGGCGCCTGAAGCTGCGGGCGGGTGGACGGCTGAGCAAGCTCGCGCACATCTTCTCCAACCCCACGCTGCCGCAGATCCACGACTACTACGAGCCGTGGACGTACGACTACGACGTGCTGCTGTCCTCGCCCCAGGGTGAGCACACCCCGGTCGCGCGGCCCAAGTCGCTGCTCACGGGCGACGACATGGCGATCCGCTGGTCGGCGAACTGGGACGACAACCTGGGCGGCGCGGGCGAGACCATGGCCGCGGACCCCGTGCTCGCGACGATGAGCACGCAGGTCAAGGCGGAGTTCGAGCAGACGTTCATGTTCTACCTGCCGCGCATCTGCGAGCACTGCCTCAACCCGTCGTGCGTCGCGTCGTGCCCGTCGGGCGCGATGTACAAGCGGGTCGAGGACGGCATCGTGCTGGTCGACCAGGACAAGTGCCGCGGGTGGCGGATGTGCGTCACGGGCTGCCCGTACAAGAAGGTCTACTTCAACCACAAGACCGGCAAGGCCGAGAAGTGCACGCTGTGCTACCCCCGGCTCGAGGTCGGTCTGCCGACGGTCTGCTCCGAGACGTGCGTCGGGCGTCTGCGGTACCTGGGCCTGGTGCTGTACGACGAGGAGAAGGTGCTCGAGGCCGCGTCGGTGCAGGACGAGCGCGCGCTGCTCGACGCCCAGCGCGCGGTGTTCCTCGACCCGCACGACCCCGAGGTGGTCGCCGGTGCCCGCGCGGCGGGCATCCCGCAGGACTGGGTGGACGCGGCGCAGCGCTCACCGGTGTGGCGGCTCATCAGCGACTACCAGGTGGCGCTCCCCCTGCACCCGGAGTACCGGACCATGCCGATGGTCTGGTACATCCCGCCGTTGTCGCCGGTCGTCGACGTGGTGGCCGGCAGCGGCGCCGACGGCGAGGACGCCCCCACGCTGTTCGCCGCGATCGACCGGCTGCGCATCCCGCTGGAGTACCTCGCGGGGCTGTTCACGGCCGGTGACGTCGGGCCCGTCCAGGACGTGCTGCAGCGGCTGGCGGCGATGCGCGCGCACATGCGCAACGTCAACCTCGGTCTCGAGCAGGACCCGCGCATCGCGGCGTCCGTCGGTCTGGACGCCGACGAGATGGAGTCGATGTACCGGCTGCTCGCGATCGCCAAGTACGAGGAGCGCTACGTCATCCCCGCCGCGCACGCGGAGACGGCGCGCGACCTCGAGGAGCTCGCGACGGGCTGCTCGCTGGAGACCGAGGGTGGGCCGGGCATGGGCGGCGCGGGCCCGTTCGGCTCGTCGAGCGGGCGGCCGATGCGGGTGGCGGCCGAGACGTTCCACGCGCTGCGCCACCGGCAGCGCGCCGACCGGCCCCCCGCCGGCGAGGGCACGCCCGAGCGGGTCAACCTGCTGAACTGGGACGGCAACGGCGCACCGGCGGGCATGTTCCCGCCCGCCCCGGACCACCCGGGCTACGGCGAGGGTCCCGACGTGCCGAGCGGAGCGGACCGGTGA
- a CDS encoding cupin yields MPDLTALAADLLTAARTDPHGRSAQLVVHDGELRQTVLALVAGARLGEHSSPPAASLQALSGRVRVEVDDEVQQEVAAGELWELTHERHSVLALEDSVLLLTTVTGVTTRPHG; encoded by the coding sequence ATGCCGGATCTCACTGCCCTCGCCGCCGACCTGCTCACCGCGGCGCGTACCGACCCGCACGGCCGCAGCGCCCAGCTGGTCGTGCACGACGGCGAGCTGCGCCAGACCGTGCTCGCACTGGTGGCCGGCGCCCGCCTCGGCGAGCACTCCTCGCCGCCCGCCGCGAGCCTGCAGGCGCTGAGCGGGCGCGTCCGCGTCGAGGTCGACGACGAGGTCCAGCAGGAGGTGGCCGCGGGCGAGCTGTGGGAGCTGACGCACGAGCGGCACTCGGTGCTCGCGCTCGAGGACAGCGTGCTGCTGCTGACCACCGTGACCGGCGTCACGACGAGGCCGCACGGGTGA
- the narI gene encoding respiratory nitrate reductase subunit gamma — MSPTDALLWVAMPYAVAAVFVVGHVWRYRYDQFGWTTRSSQVYENRLLRWGSPMFHLGILMVVAGHVVGLLIPRAWLEALGVDEHTYHLGATWLGTAAAVLTIAGLGILVYRRRMVGPVFLATTRSDKLMYLVLAATLGFGTAATVLHQVFGDAYDYRGSISPWVRSLLTLQPQPELMAGVPAMFQVHVVSAMVLCAIWPFTRLVHVFSAPVGYLFRPYVVYRSRDAGPGSRAARPGWEGVERPGARPRL, encoded by the coding sequence ATGAGCCCCACCGACGCGCTGCTGTGGGTGGCGATGCCGTACGCGGTGGCCGCGGTCTTCGTCGTCGGGCACGTCTGGCGGTACCGGTACGACCAGTTCGGCTGGACGACGCGCTCGTCGCAGGTCTACGAGAACCGGCTGCTGCGCTGGGGGTCGCCCATGTTCCACCTGGGCATCCTCATGGTCGTCGCCGGGCACGTCGTGGGTCTGCTGATCCCGCGCGCGTGGCTCGAGGCGCTCGGCGTCGACGAGCACACGTACCACCTGGGGGCGACGTGGCTCGGCACAGCCGCCGCGGTCCTGACCATCGCGGGGCTCGGCATCCTCGTGTACCGGCGCCGCATGGTCGGCCCCGTCTTCCTGGCCACGACCCGCTCCGACAAGCTGATGTACCTCGTGCTCGCCGCGACCTTGGGGTTCGGCACCGCTGCGACCGTCCTCCACCAGGTCTTCGGCGACGCCTACGACTACCGCGGCAGCATCTCGCCGTGGGTCCGCAGCCTGCTGACGCTGCAGCCGCAGCCCGAGCTCATGGCCGGTGTGCCGGCGATGTTCCAGGTGCATGTCGTCAGCGCGATGGTGCTGTGCGCGATCTGGCCGTTCACGCGGCTCGTGCATGTGTTCTCGGCGCCCGTGGGCTACCTGTTCCGCCCGTACGTGGTCTACCGCTCACGGGACGCGGGGCCCGGGTCGCGCGCCGCACGCCCCGGCTGGGAGGGTGTCGAGCGACCGGGCGCACGGCCTCGGCTGTGA
- the narJ gene encoding nitrate reductase molybdenum cofactor assembly chaperone, which produces MSPRTPALPFLAPVHVDAEQRATAHMAAALLLDHPGPDHDAHLTAVREAAATLPTAVRDALLRFVDAVAGWDVTDRQAHYVRTFDLRRRCALYLTYYAAGDTRRRGMALVRFVEAFRACGWAPRDDELPDHLPGVLELSARDRGPVPDLLLASHRDGIEVLRSALHGYGTPYAHLLDAVCLTLPEVDPATARRFAALLAQGPPQETVGLDRPLLPFPTTRPTEVPA; this is translated from the coding sequence GTGAGCCCGCGCACGCCGGCCCTGCCGTTCCTGGCGCCCGTGCACGTCGACGCCGAGCAGCGCGCCACCGCGCACATGGCGGCGGCCCTCCTGCTCGACCACCCGGGCCCCGACCACGACGCGCACCTGACCGCGGTGCGGGAGGCCGCCGCGACGCTGCCCACCGCGGTCCGCGACGCGCTGCTGCGCTTCGTCGACGCCGTCGCGGGCTGGGACGTCACCGACCGCCAGGCCCACTACGTCCGGACGTTCGACCTGCGTCGGCGCTGCGCGCTGTACCTGACGTACTACGCGGCCGGGGACACACGTCGCCGCGGCATGGCGCTCGTGCGGTTCGTCGAGGCGTTCCGCGCGTGCGGCTGGGCGCCGCGCGACGACGAGCTGCCCGACCACCTGCCCGGCGTCCTCGAGCTGTCGGCGCGCGACCGGGGCCCGGTGCCCGACCTGCTGCTCGCGAGCCACCGCGACGGCATCGAGGTGCTGCGCTCGGCGCTGCACGGCTACGGCACGCCGTACGCGCACCTGCTCGACGCGGTCTGCCTCACGCTGCCGGAGGTGGACCCCGCGACTGCCCGGCGCTTCGCGGCCCTGCTGGCGCAGGGGCCCCCGCAGGAGACCGTCGGGCTCGACCGCCCGCTGCTGCCCTTCCCCACGACACGTCCGACGGAGGTCCCGGCATGA
- a CDS encoding MogA/MoaB family molybdenum cofactor biosynthesis protein: MVEPASASGPPTDAPRAVVVTASDRAAAGEYTDRSGPVLVAGLRELGLRVDDPVVVPDGAPVEQALRDAVASGAALVVTTGGTGLGPRDRTPEATLAVLDRLVPGIAEALRADAVRRGVAAGVLSRGVAGVAGRTLVVNVAGSVGAARDALEVLGPVLPHAVAQVAGGDHPG, translated from the coding sequence GTGGTTGAGCCCGCGTCCGCGAGCGGACCTCCGACGGACGCCCCGCGCGCGGTCGTCGTGACGGCGTCGGACCGTGCCGCGGCCGGCGAGTACACCGACCGCTCGGGACCGGTGCTCGTCGCCGGTCTGCGGGAGCTCGGCCTGCGGGTCGATGACCCGGTCGTCGTGCCGGACGGCGCGCCGGTCGAGCAGGCGCTGCGCGACGCGGTCGCCTCGGGTGCCGCGCTGGTCGTGACGACGGGAGGTACCGGGCTCGGGCCGCGCGACCGCACGCCCGAGGCGACGCTCGCGGTGCTGGACCGCCTGGTGCCGGGCATCGCCGAGGCGCTGCGCGCGGACGCGGTGCGCCGGGGTGTGGCCGCCGGGGTGCTGTCGCGCGGGGTCGCGGGCGTCGCGGGGCGCACGCTCGTCGTCAACGTCGCGGGCTCGGTGGGGGCGGCGCGCGATGCGCTCGAGGTGCTCGGCCCCGTGCTGCCGCACGCGGTGGCGCAGGTCGCGGGCGGTGACCACCCCGGCTGA
- the moaC gene encoding cyclic pyranopterin monophosphate synthase MoaC, giving the protein MVDVADKDVTVRSARATGRLVTTPQVVALLRGEGVPKGDALAVARIAGIQAAKRTPDLVPLCHPIAIHGVKVDLEVVDDGVTISARVRTADRTGVEMEALTCVAAAGLTLVDMVKAVDRGAYLTDLRVEEKSGGRSGTWTRG; this is encoded by the coding sequence ATGGTCGACGTCGCCGACAAGGACGTCACCGTCCGCAGCGCCCGCGCGACCGGGCGGCTCGTCACGACACCGCAGGTCGTGGCACTGCTGCGCGGTGAGGGGGTGCCGAAGGGCGACGCGCTGGCGGTCGCGCGGATCGCGGGCATCCAGGCGGCCAAGCGGACGCCCGACCTCGTGCCGCTGTGCCATCCCATCGCGATCCACGGCGTGAAGGTCGACCTCGAGGTCGTCGACGACGGCGTCACGATCAGCGCGCGCGTGCGCACCGCGGACCGCACCGGCGTCGAGATGGAGGCGCTGACATGCGTGGCCGCGGCCGGCCTCACGCTCGTCGACATGGTCAAGGCCGTCGACCGTGGGGCGTACCTGACGGACCTGCGCGTCGAGGAGAAGTCGGGCGGCCGCAGCGGGACGTGGACGCGTGGTTGA
- a CDS encoding molybdopterin molybdotransferase MoeA, which produces MADVLAAGAGLPVRTVRSLDEHAAAVLALAGPLPGVRVALADARGRALAGDVCSTVDLPPWDSSAMDGYAVRSEELHAGAVLDVADDVPAGDTRDVRVPAGAVVRVMTGAPVPGGADAVLPVELTDGGTVRVRVDRVVAPGAHVRPRGEDVRTGDVVLRAGDVLGAGAIGLLAATGHAQVEVHARPRVAVLSTGSELVAPGGALRHGQIHESNGPQLAAAAADAGADVVDVRCVSDDVDAVRAALAELGARADVVVTTGGVSVGAYDVVRDALLADGDAQLVHVRMQPGKPQAVGTLADGTPVLALPGNPVSSYVSFEVFVRPLLRRMLGAREVHRRTLTATAAGDLHSPAGRRQLLRARLEWSGGAPVAVLVGGPGSHLLGALARADALVDVPEDVTHVAAGDPVTVIDLREHDA; this is translated from the coding sequence ATGGCCGACGTCCTCGCCGCCGGAGCCGGGCTGCCGGTCCGCACCGTCCGCAGCCTCGACGAGCACGCCGCAGCAGTCCTGGCGCTCGCGGGCCCGCTGCCGGGCGTCCGGGTCGCGCTGGCCGACGCCCGGGGGCGCGCGCTCGCGGGCGACGTGTGCAGCACGGTCGACCTGCCGCCGTGGGACAGCTCGGCGATGGACGGGTACGCCGTGCGCAGCGAAGAGCTGCACGCGGGTGCGGTGCTCGACGTGGCCGACGACGTGCCGGCGGGCGACACGCGTGACGTGCGCGTCCCGGCCGGTGCCGTCGTCCGCGTGATGACCGGCGCACCCGTGCCCGGGGGCGCCGACGCCGTCCTGCCCGTGGAGCTCACCGACGGCGGCACGGTCCGCGTGCGCGTCGACCGCGTGGTCGCGCCCGGCGCGCACGTGCGGCCCCGCGGTGAGGACGTGCGCACCGGGGACGTCGTGCTGCGTGCGGGCGACGTGCTCGGTGCCGGTGCGATCGGGCTGCTGGCGGCCACCGGCCACGCGCAGGTCGAGGTGCACGCGCGGCCGCGCGTGGCGGTGCTGTCGACGGGCTCGGAGCTCGTCGCGCCCGGCGGCGCGCTGCGGCACGGCCAGATCCACGAGTCGAACGGCCCGCAGCTCGCGGCGGCCGCGGCGGACGCCGGCGCGGACGTCGTCGACGTGCGCTGCGTGAGCGACGACGTCGACGCCGTGCGCGCCGCGCTGGCCGAGCTCGGCGCGCGCGCCGACGTCGTCGTGACGACGGGTGGGGTGTCCGTGGGCGCGTACGACGTGGTGCGCGACGCGCTGCTCGCGGACGGCGACGCGCAGCTCGTGCACGTGCGGATGCAGCCCGGCAAGCCGCAGGCCGTCGGCACCCTCGCCGACGGCACGCCCGTGCTCGCGCTGCCCGGCAACCCCGTGAGCTCGTACGTGTCGTTCGAGGTGTTCGTCCGGCCGCTGCTGCGGCGCATGCTCGGCGCCCGCGAGGTGCACCGGCGCACGCTGACCGCCACCGCGGCCGGCGACCTGCACTCACCCGCCGGGCGCCGCCAGCTGCTCCGGGCGCGGCTCGAGTGGAGCGGCGGTGCGCCCGTCGCGGTGCTCGTCGGCGGGCCCGGCTCGCACCTGCTCGGCGCGCTGGCGCGCGCCGACGCACTCGTCGACGTCCCCGAGGACGTCACGCACGTGGCCGCGGGTGACCCCGTGACCGTCATCGACCTGAGGGAGCACGACGCGTGA